CTTCACGTCTTCGTCAACCCAGTCCATGGACTTGGTGACAGCCTTCTTCCAGAGACGCATCTGACGGTCACGCTCAGATGATTCCATGTTCGGCTCCCAACGCTTATCTTCAGACCAGTTCGAGGACAGCTCGCCGAGGTCTTTCCAGAAACCAACAGCCAGGCCAGCTGCATAGGCAGCACCCAGAGCCGTGGTCTCGGTGACCTTGGGACGGATCACCGGAACGCCGAGAATATCAGCCTGGAACTGCATGAGCGCGTCGTTGGCGACCATTCCGCCGTCGACCTTCAACTCAGTCAGGTCAACACCAGAGTCAGCATTGACGGCATCAAGTACTTCGCGCGTCTGGAATGCTGTTGCTTCCAGCGCAGCCCGGGCAATATGGTTTTTGTTCACAAAGCGGGTGAGGCCAACAATGGCGCCGCGAGCATCTGAACGCCAGTACGGTGCAAACAGACCGGAGAACGCGGGGACAATGTAAACGCCACCGTTGTCCTCTACTGCCGCAGCCAACTCCTCAACTTCAGGTGCAGACTTTATCATCCCGATGTTGTCACGCAACCACTGGATCAGGGACCCGGTGACGGCGATTGAACCTTCAAGTGCGTAGTGCGGGGCAGCATCGCCAAGCTTGTAGCCAAGCGTGGTGAGCAGGCCGTTCTTCGAGTGGACAATTTCCTCGCCCGTGTTGAAGATCAGGAAGCAACCCGTGCCATAAGTGTTCTTGGCTTCACCAGTCTTGAACGCCGCCTGACCGAAGGTGGCAGCCTGCTGATCGCCAAGGATGCCGGCTACGGGAACTTCGCGCAGCAGCTGGCTGCCGTGGACGTGGCCATAAACCTCAGAGGATGACTTGATGGCAGGCATCATTGACTTCGGAACACCAAAGATCTCGAGAATCTCTTCGTCCCACTGCAGCGTTTCCAGATCCATGAACAGTGTGCGTGATGCATTGGTGACATCGGTGATGTGCACACCCCCATCAATGCCACCGGTCAGGTTCCACGTGACCCAGCTATCGGTGTTGCCGAAGAGGAGATCCCCAGCTTCTGCCTTGGCGCGGGCACCCTCAACGTTGTCAAGGATCCACTTGATCTTGGTACCTGAGAAGTAGGTAGCCAGTGGCAAGCCAACCTTGGACTTGAAACGCTCAACGCCACCGTCGGCAGCCAGTTCATCAACGATCGGCTGGGTGCGGGTGTCCTGCCACACGATGGCGTTGTATACGGGAATGCCAGTGTTCTTGTCCCAAACAACCGCGGTTTCACGCTGGTTGGTGATGCCAACTCCGACAATGTCGTGACGGGTCAAGTTGGCTTGTGCCAACGCAGTACCAATCACTTCGCGAATATTGTTCCAGATCTCTGTCGCGTTGTGCTCAACCCAGCCGGCCTTGGGGAAAATCTGCTCGTGTTCAAGCTGGCCCGTGGAAACAATGTTCCCGTCGTGGTCAAACACAATGGCACGGCTGCTGGTAGTTCCTTGATCAATGGCAATTACATACTGAGACATCATTGTTTCCTTTGCTCGTGATTCGTTTTAAGAACACATTGGTGAGTGGATTAGCCCACTACCAGCGGCAGCGCTGCTGCCACACCGCCACCCAAAGCTCCGCCAATCATCGGTCCTACAACCGGTACCCAGGCGTAGCTCCAGTCACTTGAGCCCTTGCCCTTGATGGGCAGCAATGCGTGGGCAATACGCGGGCCAAGGTCACGAGCAGGGTTGATGGCGTAACCGGTAGGTCCACCGAGTGAAGCACCGATTCCAACAACCAGCAAGGCCACCGGCAACGCGCCAAGTTCGGCTGGGCCATTTGAGAAGTGAAGGATAACAAATACAAGAACGAAGGTACCGATGACTTCAGTGGCAACGTTCCAGCCGTAGCTGCGGATGGCAGGACCTGTGGAGAATACGCCCAGTTTGGTGGCTGCATCCGGTTCGCTATCGAAGTGCTGCTTGTAGGCGATGTAGCAGAACACCGCACCGATAATGGCACCAACCATTTCGCCACCGAAGTAGGTCATGGTAGATGCGAACGTTACTGCCACATCCGGGGCGTACTCGGCTTTGCCGTTGGCCAGGAGACCAATCGTGACTGCCGGGTTGAGGTGGGCGCCTGACTTCGCGGCAACAAATACACCTGCGAACACGGCCAAGCCCCAGCCCCAGTTGACGAGAAGAAAACCGCCGGAATTACCCTTGGTTCCTTTCAGTGCAACGTTTGCAACGACACCGCAACCCAACAGGGTGAGCATCATGGTTCCCATCACTTCGGACGCGAACACTATTCCAAGAGACATCTTTGACTCCAACTGGTTATTTTTACATGAAAGGGCCAGCCCGTATTGACTGGCCCTCTTGAGCCCCCTTCGCCCTAGGGGCTTAGGCAATCAAGCTTTCTACCTGGACACCGTGGAAACGCGCCAGCACGTCGATGGCATGATCAATTTCCTGTGCTACCTTCTCTTTGTTCCAGCCCAGCGGCTTGGCAAGGGCTGCCGCCGTCTCTGCCAGTAGTTCACTGGTGACAAGACCACGGAACGCCAGAGAGGTGCGGCGGATCATGACATCGATGAGGTGTCCAATTTGTTCGTTCTCAACCATGAAGAGCACTTCGCGGTCGCTGAGCTCATCCGTTGAGTCAAACACCGTGTCTTCACCGTCGTTCAAGAAAGCCAACACCTCTTCGGCACGGGTGCCGTAACGGGTCAGCAATACCCCTGATCGGGCCACGTCGACTGATCCGCTGGTGTGCGAGGCAATCCAGGCTTCAACGCCCTCACTGGTTGCGGGGAAGTTCACGCCGCCACCGATGGGTAGCTTGGCTGTGGAAGTTTTCCGAGCAGTCCCCAGAATGGCCAGTACGTCATTGGCCATGTGCTCGGACAGGGCACGGAAGGTTGTCCACTTACCGCCAACCAGGCTCAAGACGGGCACCGATGAACCGCCAATGGTGCGCTCTGCTCGCTCAATGCGGTAGTCGCGGGACACGAAGCCCGGCGCTGTTTCATCGTGGCGAGGTAGTGGGCGAACACCCGAGAAGCTATAGACGATGTCATCGCGGGTCACCAGGACCCTGGGGAAGACATGGCCAATCAGGTCGAAGAAGTAATCGATTTCAGTTTCTGTGCAGACAGCATCCTTGGTCATATCCGCATCAACATCTGTTGTCCCCACGAGAACTCGGTCACCCATGGGGTAGATCAGAACTATGCGGCCATCAGTGTGCTCAAAGAATATTTCACGTCCGTTGCAGGCGGCCAGCAGACCCGGGTGGTCCAGCACAATGTGCGAGCCTTTAGTACCGCCCATGAAACGAGAGGCGTTGCCCATGGCGCTGTTGGTCATATCAACCCAAGCACCAGTGGTGTTGACAATGACGTCAGCTGTGAACGTAAACGTCTCACCTGTCAGCTGATCGGTAACTTCCACACCCTTGTCATTAACTGCAGTGACACCAACGTAGTTGCTGGCACGGGCGTGCTCGGTACCGTCCGCTGCCGTTCCGGCCTTCTCCCCGTCTTGCAGGACGTCAAGGGTGAGTCGTTCCGGGTTGTGCACAGACGCGTCGTAGTAAGTTGCTGCGTACTTCAGGTTCGCCGGCAGCTGGGGAAGCTCGGCAAGAGCCTTCTTCCGGCCCTTGAATTCGTGCCGAGGGACGGTCCCACCGTCGCGAGAGAACGCGTCATAAAGTGTTAGGCCCGCCTTGATTAGGAAGGCTCCACGCTCCTGAGGCTTGCCCTGCTTGTGAGTTAGGAAGCGAATGGGGGCGCTTAGAATCCCTGAGAAGGTGCTGAAGATGGGGATGGTTGTCTGCAACGGCTTAACGTAATGCGGTGCGATCTTCAGCAACCCGTTGCGCTCTTCGACAGATTCCTTCACAAGACGGAATTCACCATTTTCAAGGTAACGGATACCGCCGTGGATCATATGGGAAGAGGCGCCGGAGGCTCCTTGGCAGAAGTCTCCCCGTTCAACGAGCGCAACATCAATACCTTGCAGTGCCAAATCACGGAACGTGCCAACACCATTGATGCCGCCGCCAATGATCAAAACCTGAGCGTGCGGGCGCTTCTTCAGCGCCTCCACTTCTGCACGAACTACGGGGTGCTGGTCCTGGGATTCTTGATTCTTGCCACTGCTGCCGACGATACTCATTTTGACCTCGTTCGAGTCCCGTTGTGTTGCGCGTTTAGCGCCTGTTCCCACTATTGTTTGAATAAATGGAAAATATAGTCAACACGTCTGCACGAACGTGCAGAAAGGACGCAGATCACATGCCTGTGAAGCGAACAAAACAGCAAGATGCCCTCCGCGCTGCACAAATGTACTACTTGCAGGATCAAACAATGGATGCCATTGCCCGTGAACTTCGCACCTCGCGGTCAACCGTTTCCAGGCTGCTTTCTACTGCTCGTGAAACAGGACTTGTGCAGGTCCAAATCAAGACACCCTCAGATAGGGCTCCGGAGTTGGAGCGTGTGATCCGTAAGCGCCACAAAGTGGAGGTGCATGTTGTTCCAGTATCGGACATGCTCAACGAGGTGGAGGTGCTTGAGCGTGTCAGCATGCAAGCTGCACGCACCATTGGTCCATTAGTTGACTCCAACGCTGTGATAGGTGTGGCGTGGGGATCAACCGTCAGCACTGTCAGCCGACACCTGACACGGAAAACAACCCACGGCACCACCATTGTCCAGTTGAACGGTGCAGGGAACACACAGACCTCTGGCATCACGTACGCTTCTGAGATCGTCCGCCGCTTCGGCACGGCCTACGGAGCGAAAGTTGAACAATTTCCTGTGCCTGCCTTCTTTGACCAAGCCGAGACAAAAAACATGATGTGGCAAGAACGCAGTGTCCAACGCATTCTCGACTTACAAGACCGCATGACGATCGCTATCTTTGGTGTCGGCTCCATGGACGCTGAAATTCCCAGTCATGTGTACTCCGGTGGCTACCTTGACTCCACTGACCTGGACGCCCTTGAAGCCAGTGGTGTGGCGGGCGATGTGGCGACAGTCTTCTTCCGCTCGGATGGGAGCGATGACGGCATTGTGCTCAACGATCGCTCGAGCGGACCTAGCCTTGACACCCTGCGCAAGGTCCGCCGTCGTATCTGCGTAGTCTCTGGACGCAAAAAGATCACTGGCCTGCGCGGGGCGCTCGCAGCCGGACTTGCCACTGACCTGATTTTGGATGAGGGCACAGCCCGGGAATTAGTAGAGCAAGACAGTCACGCAACGGACCCGATCTTTGGCTTCCTCAACGGACTGGACGGTCTCTGAGCAGCAACAGCTGCAAGTATTGGCCGCGCGGCACTGAGCGCTGGCGCCCGCGGATAGGTAAAGTTGCGCGTATGCAACTCTCCCCCAAATATGAGCTCAACAACGGCGTCAAAATCGATGTCCTTGGCTATGGTGTCTACAAAGTGCCTGCCGAAGAGTGCCTGGACCTGGTCTCGACCGCGCTGGATGCCGGGTACCGGACGGTGGATACGGCCGCGCTGTATGGCAACGAGGAGGGTGTGGGGGCGGCTATCAATCACTCCATAGCGGCCGGGACTCCTCGAGAAGAACTTTTTGTCACCTCCAAAGTGTGGAACACGGAGCAAGGCTATGCCTCAACGCTTGCCGCATTTGCGTCAAGCATGGAGCGTCTGGGACTGGATTATTTGGATATGTACCTGATCCATTGGCCCTGCCCAGCCCAAGACCTGTTCATCCCCACCTACAAAGCACTTGAAACCCTGTACCACCAAGGGCGCGTGCGGGCCATTGGGGTGAGTAACTTTGAAGAACCCCACCTGCGTCAGCTCCTTGAGGCTGTGGACGTTGTTCCAGCAGTGAACCAAATTGAGCTGCATCCTTGGCTGACCCAGACTAAATTACGCGCAGTTCACGCTGAACTCGGGATTGCCACTCAGGCGTGGAGCCCACTATCCCGAGGCACCATCCTGGACGATCCTGTGCTGCTTGAGATTGCTGGACTGCACGGCCGCTCGGTTGCCCAAATTGTGTTGCGCTGGCATGTTCAATCCGGACATCTAGTGATCCCCAAAGCAAGTTCGGCGCAACGAATTGCAGAGAATTTGGCCGTCTTTGACTTTATTCTCGACGCGTCGGAGATGTCCCGGATTAATGCCATGGACAAGGGCCAACGCGCTGGCTCCCACCCGAGCGAGGTCAACTAGCCTTGGTCCTAAAATTTCTAGCCGAAAAGAAGAGTACGACGGCGTCCGGCTCACCAATCGGGTTGAACCTGGCCAACCGCGAGAGTGCCCACGTCCTCGAGGTCGCCGACACTGCGGTGCACTACTGGGAATACGCAGCTGTGCCGCGTAGCGATGCTGTTGCTGACTCAGACGCTGTGCATGCCGCCACCTCACCAGCGGTGCCCGCACGCACCATTGTGATGGTCCATGGTTTCCGTGGTGACCATCACGGACTGGAACGCGTGGTTGAACTGCTGCCTGATTTTCGTGTCATCATGGCCGATCTCCCCGGGTTTGGCGCATCCCCAGCGTTCGCCCATGGCCAGCATGACATAGCCGGCTACGGGAACTTCCTTGAGAACTTCCTCAGGGCCTTGGACCTGGGACCGGACACTGTCTTGCTGGGCCACTCTTTTGGTTCAATCGTTGTCAGCCATTTTGTGGCAACACGGCCGAAGCGCGTGTATCCGCTGATTCTTGTGAACCCCATCGCAGCCCCTGCTTTGGAAGGCCCAAAGGGCATTATGACCACGCTTGCGGTTTTCTATTACTGGGCTGCAGCGAAACTTCCCGCCGCCTTGGGTAATGCGTTATTGCGCAGCAAACTCATTGTCCATGTCATGAGCGTGACTATGGCTAAAACGCGCGACCCACAGCTGCTCAAGTTCATCCATGGCCAGCATCATGCGTACTTTAGCGGTTTCGCAGACAGGGATATGCTGCTTGAGTCCTTCCGCGCCTCCGTCAGTGGCACTGTACGCCAAGTCGCCACTGAA
This genomic window from Arthrobacter sp. TMP15 contains:
- a CDS encoding sugar-binding domain-containing protein, with the protein product MPVKRTKQQDALRAAQMYYLQDQTMDAIARELRTSRSTVSRLLSTARETGLVQVQIKTPSDRAPELERVIRKRHKVEVHVVPVSDMLNEVEVLERVSMQAARTIGPLVDSNAVIGVAWGSTVSTVSRHLTRKTTHGTTIVQLNGAGNTQTSGITYASEIVRRFGTAYGAKVEQFPVPAFFDQAETKNMMWQERSVQRILDLQDRMTIAIFGVGSMDAEIPSHVYSGGYLDSTDLDALEASGVAGDVATVFFRSDGSDDGIVLNDRSSGPSLDTLRKVRRRICVVSGRKKITGLRGALAAGLATDLILDEGTARELVEQDSHATDPIFGFLNGLDGL
- a CDS encoding alpha/beta hydrolase, whose amino-acid sequence is MVLKFLAEKKSTTASGSPIGLNLANRESAHVLEVADTAVHYWEYAAVPRSDAVADSDAVHAATSPAVPARTIVMVHGFRGDHHGLERVVELLPDFRVIMADLPGFGASPAFAHGQHDIAGYGNFLENFLRALDLGPDTVLLGHSFGSIVVSHFVATRPKRVYPLILVNPIAAPALEGPKGIMTTLAVFYYWAAAKLPAALGNALLRSKLIVHVMSVTMAKTRDPQLLKFIHGQHHAYFSGFADRDMLLESFRASVSGTVRQVATELSLPTLLIAGSEDEIATLPNQHKLMELLPDGELQVINNVGHLIHYETPEPAAAAIIEFLERHPAP
- a CDS encoding aldo/keto reductase; the encoded protein is MQLSPKYELNNGVKIDVLGYGVYKVPAEECLDLVSTALDAGYRTVDTAALYGNEEGVGAAINHSIAAGTPREELFVTSKVWNTEQGYASTLAAFASSMERLGLDYLDMYLIHWPCPAQDLFIPTYKALETLYHQGRVRAIGVSNFEEPHLRQLLEAVDVVPAVNQIELHPWLTQTKLRAVHAELGIATQAWSPLSRGTILDDPVLLEIAGLHGRSVAQIVLRWHVQSGHLVIPKASSAQRIAENLAVFDFILDASEMSRINAMDKGQRAGSHPSEVN
- a CDS encoding MIP/aquaporin family protein, encoding MSLGIVFASEVMGTMMLTLLGCGVVANVALKGTKGNSGGFLLVNWGWGLAVFAGVFVAAKSGAHLNPAVTIGLLANGKAEYAPDVAVTFASTMTYFGGEMVGAIIGAVFCYIAYKQHFDSEPDAATKLGVFSTGPAIRSYGWNVATEVIGTFVLVFVILHFSNGPAELGALPVALLVVGIGASLGGPTGYAINPARDLGPRIAHALLPIKGKGSSDWSYAWVPVVGPMIGGALGGGVAAALPLVVG
- a CDS encoding glycerol-3-phosphate dehydrogenase/oxidase — protein: MSIVGSSGKNQESQDQHPVVRAEVEALKKRPHAQVLIIGGGINGVGTFRDLALQGIDVALVERGDFCQGASGASSHMIHGGIRYLENGEFRLVKESVEERNGLLKIAPHYVKPLQTTIPIFSTFSGILSAPIRFLTHKQGKPQERGAFLIKAGLTLYDAFSRDGGTVPRHEFKGRKKALAELPQLPANLKYAATYYDASVHNPERLTLDVLQDGEKAGTAADGTEHARASNYVGVTAVNDKGVEVTDQLTGETFTFTADVIVNTTGAWVDMTNSAMGNASRFMGGTKGSHIVLDHPGLLAACNGREIFFEHTDGRIVLIYPMGDRVLVGTTDVDADMTKDAVCTETEIDYFFDLIGHVFPRVLVTRDDIVYSFSGVRPLPRHDETAPGFVSRDYRIERAERTIGGSSVPVLSLVGGKWTTFRALSEHMANDVLAILGTARKTSTAKLPIGGGVNFPATSEGVEAWIASHTSGSVDVARSGVLLTRYGTRAEEVLAFLNDGEDTVFDSTDELSDREVLFMVENEQIGHLIDVMIRRTSLAFRGLVTSELLAETAAALAKPLGWNKEKVAQEIDHAIDVLARFHGVQVESLIA
- the glpK gene encoding glycerol kinase GlpK, which encodes MSQYVIAIDQGTTSSRAIVFDHDGNIVSTGQLEHEQIFPKAGWVEHNATEIWNNIREVIGTALAQANLTRHDIVGVGITNQRETAVVWDKNTGIPVYNAIVWQDTRTQPIVDELAADGGVERFKSKVGLPLATYFSGTKIKWILDNVEGARAKAEAGDLLFGNTDSWVTWNLTGGIDGGVHITDVTNASRTLFMDLETLQWDEEILEIFGVPKSMMPAIKSSSEVYGHVHGSQLLREVPVAGILGDQQAATFGQAAFKTGEAKNTYGTGCFLIFNTGEEIVHSKNGLLTTLGYKLGDAAPHYALEGSIAVTGSLIQWLRDNIGMIKSAPEVEELAAAVEDNGGVYIVPAFSGLFAPYWRSDARGAIVGLTRFVNKNHIARAALEATAFQTREVLDAVNADSGVDLTELKVDGGMVANDALMQFQADILGVPVIRPKVTETTALGAAYAAGLAVGFWKDLGELSSNWSEDKRWEPNMESSERDRQMRLWKKAVTKSMDWVDEDVK